acaaattaaaagAAATGCAGCTGGAAGCACGCACGCAAATGCAAATTATATAGGGCTCAAGGACGgaaaagctagctagctagctgctagCTGCTTCCAAATGACCAAATGCATGGTGGGTAACACCTAGCAGCGCCTGCCGTTGCAAAATCAACAAACATTGCGTTGGAACGGAGGAATGTAAAACACAGGAATAGAGAAAAACATAGAATAGGAAATGAATAGAGGTTGAAAAATATAGGATTGGAAAAACACAGGAACTCTAGAGGGGGTGGTGTTTGGAACACGGGAACATGACTAGCATTAATTGGAATCTATGAGTCTAGAAACTCAATGGCTTAAGCTAAGCATAACAGTAAACACAACTCCTTTCGTTTTATAAAAAGCTACAAATAAGTCCACGTGCCAAGATTTTATCCTTGCTCCTGCTACGGTTGCTGTGGTTCACTCTGGTCGTTTCCTCTTCCTCGATTTCTCTGCTAACGCAGTCCATCGTCAGGTTTGCCAGGATATTACGTTCTAATGACACCCGCCACGGAAGACAGCGAGCGCTCGTTGCCTCAGCAATGGCCAGGGAAAAGAAAACAAGGGGTCACGATGGATGTTTTCTTTCCTATGAAATCGGCGTCTAGCTACAGGAATCCAAAGGAAAGGGCAGCAAATTTCCTCCGTTCCAAACACTCAGTTCAGCTTGCTTTCCTCCGTTTTCTCGTTCCTATGGTTTTCCTTCAAAATTCCTACGATCCCAGCAGGGCCTTAATAATCAAACTTAGATCCTTTCTCCTTTttttcattcattcatgagtatagTTTATTATCGTGCCATATGTCGGACTGAAATTAAAAGGTCCTAGGATGCATGCATGCTTCTCTGACTCTGCCTTCCTCCTCTCCTGTCAAAACATGTACAACAACTCGATCCTGCATCATTTCAAACACTACCAACCATGGCAGGCATCTGGTCTCAAGAAATATTATACCAATTCCACCGTATTTCATTTTACACTACTGTACTAGAGCAGTGAAGAGCGTGAGATGACcgtttcctccctccctccatcgtTTCTTCTTCGTCGCCGTCGTCAGTCGTCGCCACCTCACGCGCTGCAGCTCGATCCCTCCCCCTCGCCTGTCTCCATCAACGCGGCTCCGTCGCCCTCACGCGTACTCCTACATACATAAACACAGCCAGGCATTCACTCCCACGCTAAAGCTGCTCCGCCCCCGCGCTCGCCTCGCCTGCCTCAGCTCAGTCAGCGCCATGGCCGACCGCGTCCACCCCATGccatctccctcctcctccccGCTTCCACCTCCGCCAGGGCGACGGCGACCcgaccaccaccatcaccaacaaTCCGACCCCGCGGCGGCGCCGGCCACGGAGACGACGCCGCTGCACCCGTCCTTCTTCCACGACCGCCCGCTCGCGCTCTCGCCGCCGCCAGGCACGTACATCATCCAGGTGCCGAAAGACCAGGTCCTCCGCTCGCCGCCCCCGGACCGCGCGCGGCGCTACAAGAAGCTGTCCGGCCGCCCGGcccggcgccgccgcctccgccgcgcgTGCTGCCTCGCCTGCGCCGCGCTCCTCGCCATccttctcgccgccgccgccttcgtgGGCGCCGCCTTCCTCGTCTTCCGCCCCCGCGCGCCGTCCTTCTCCGTGCCCTCCCTCGCCATCCGCGGCCTCGACGCCTCCGCCACCTCCCCCGCCTCCACCTCCCTCTCCCCCGCGCTcgacgccgccgtgcgcgccGACAACGGGCGGAACGGGAAGGTGGGCGTGGAGTACCGCGCGGGCGGCGACGTCGCGGTGTCCTACGCCGGGCAGCGGCTCGCGGCGGGGACGTGGCCGGCGTTCCGCCAGGCGCCGCGGAACGTGACGGTGGTCGCGGCGGCGATGCGGGGCCAGGGCGTGCGGTTCACGGAGGCGCAGAGGACGCAGCTCGCCGCGGAGCGGGACGCGGGCGCCGTGCCGCTCACCGTGGAGGCGAGGGTGCCCGTGCGGCTGCGCTTGGGGAAGGTGCTCCGGACGTGGACCGTCGACGTCAAGGCCCGGTGCGAGGTGGTCGTCGACAGGCTGGACGGGGACGCCGCGGTGGTGAATAGGGGGTGCAGGGTCAAGGTCAAGCCgctctggtggtggtggtgatcgcCGCCGTCGCTGCCGGCGATCGTGTCCATACTCCATACACGTTGACGTTGTTAATGCCGCCTAAACATAAACGGCTAGTGATTATTAATAACAGTACTGCAGGGCATTCTGCATTGAACGCAGAGATTACGGCCCTATTCggactgatgctgatgctgatactgatactgatttgttacgagaggaaaacactgttacgAGCACTCATAGAAGCAACCAACAAATGGCGATGTTAAACAATCAGATGAATACTAAAAATTCAGTGAGCTTCTCTTAGGTATGTTAATCTTGCAGGAAATAGTCTTAGCGGAGCTATTCCTGATTCCTTAACCAAAGCTCCATTGCTTCGTGTGTTGAGCCTCTCGAGGAATTTCCTAGCTGGAAAGATCCCAGGTACCCTATTCAATAAGTCATCCAACCTTGTCACAGTTAACCTCCAGTGGAATCGTTTTCAAGGAGCAATTCCTTACTGCAAATAAAATCTTTCCGGAAGTATACCAGAATCATTAGGAAATGTTTCATCCTTAAATACCATCCTGCTAGCAGAGAATGCCTTGTCAGGACCGATTCCAGAAGCCTTGGGCCATATCCCAAACTTGAACACTCTGGATCTACGCGACAACAGGTTATCAGGGAATGTCCCTTATTTCCAGAAAACCACATCTCTACAATTTCTTGGGCTTACTAGAAATAATATTTCTGGAAGGATACCACCATGTTTAGGAAATATTTCATCCTTAAATACCAGGATGCTAGCAGAGAATGCCTTGTCAGGATCGATCCCAGAAGCCTTGGGCCATATCCCAAACTTGAACACTCTAGATCTACGTGATAACAGGTATCAGGGAATGTCCCAGCGGCGATATACAATGTATCATCACTCATATATCTTAACTTGGGCAACAATTCGCTTGATGGGCAGATACTTCTGAACACTACCCACTCACTCCCAAACCTCATGTCATTGATCATGAGTGGCAACAGATTCAGTGGAATGGTCCCGGCTTCACTGGGCAACATGTCAAAGCTCCAAGAGATTGATCTCTCGAGTAATTTACTAAATGGCTCGATTCCATCTCTAGGATCCTTGAGCAACTTCAGTCGACTGAATCTTGGAAGTAACATGCTACAAGCTGAAGACTGGGCGTTTCTGACCTCCCTGACAAATTGCAGTCGACTGTTAATGTTATCACTAGATGGGAATTCTCTGGAAGGAAACCTTCCAGAATCAGTCAGCAATCTTTCCAGAAACCTGGAACGGCTTAACTTTAGAGGCAACCAAATTTCAGGAAATATACCAGATGCGATAGGCAACCTTGTGAATCTCACTCTGCTTACCATGGACCACAACATGCTTTCAGGGAGCATTCCCTCAACTATTGGTAATTTAAGAAACTTGGTTGTTCTGACACTGTCCGCGAATAGATTGTCAGATGAAATGCCATCGACAATTGGCAATCTCCCTCAACTGAACCAGCTTTACCTGGATGATAACTTATTGTCTGGAAACATACCGGCAAGTCTAGGACAGTGCAAAAGGTTGGCTATGCTAAACTTATCTGTCAATAACCTTGATGGATCCATACCAAGTGAAATCCTGAGCATCTCTTCGCTTTCTTTGGGGTTGGACTTGTCAAACAACAACCTTAATGGAACAATACCATCAGAAATTGGAAAACTGATCAATCTTAGCCTATTTAATGTTTCCAGCAACAAATTATCTGGTGAGATACCAACTGAACTTGGCCAGTGTGTTTTCTTGTCATACCTTCAGATGGAAAGAAATATGCTTAGTGGGATTATTCCTCAGTCTCTCAATGGACTGAAGGCCATGCAGCAGATGGATCTCTCTGAAAACAACTTATCAGGTCAAATTCCAGAATTCTTCGAGAACTTCATGACCTTGGATTATCTTGATCTGTCATACAACAAACTGGTAGGACCAATTCCAACCAGTGGTATCTTCAGAAATTCAAATGCAGTCATGTTGGATGGTAACTTGGGATTATGTCAACAAATTGCTATATTTGCATTGCCGATCTGCCCCACCACATCAACAACAAAAAGAAAATTTAATGCACGCCTGCTGCTCATAGTAGCCCCACCAGCTACGATTGCTTTGTTGTCATTTCTATGTGCTGTTGCCACTGTTATGAAGGGAATAGCAACCCAACCACCTGAAAGCTTCAGAGAGACAATGAAGAAGGTGTCATACGGAGACATTCTTAAAGCTACAAATTGGTTCTCTCCAGTCAACAAGATCAACTCAAGTCATACGGCATCAGTATGCATCGGTCGCTTTGAATTTGATACAGACATTGTTGCCATCAAGGTATTTCATCTTGATGAGCAAGGTTCACTTAATAGCTTTTTCAATGAGTGTGAAGTCTTGAAGCATACCCGCAATCGCAATCTAATTCAAGCAATCACCTCATGCTCAACAGTAGATTTTGAGAATAATGAATTCAAAGCTCTGGTATATGAGTTCATGGCAAATGGTAGTCTAGACATGTGGATACACCCAAGTCTACACCAAGGTAGACCAAGGAGGGTGTTAAGTTTAGGTCAACGAATTAGTATTGCCGCAGATGTGGCTTCTGCTCTTGACTATCTGCACAACCAGTTGATACCTCCATTGATTCACTGTGATTTGAAGCCTAGCAATGTTCTTTTGGATTATGACATGACCTCAAGCCTTGGTGACTTTGGGTCAGCAAAGTTTCTCTCTTCAAGTCTTATTATTAGCAGTCCAGAAGGCTTGGTTGGTGCCTCAGGAACCATTGGGTATATCGCACCTGGTAAGTTGTACTATGCTATATGGCTCCTACATTGGGAGGACTATAAACTTATCTCTGATCTCTCATCATTTTTTGGTTAGCTTCTCAATTTTTCTATGTGCATTGTTGTGTGCATCTATTTCACAAAGTATGGggatgggatgcaaaatctcaaCAGGTGGTGATGTTTATAGTTTTGGGGTGCTCCTACTAGAATTGCTCACAGCAAAGCGACCAACTGACGAATTATTTGGCAACGACCTCAGCCTTCACAAGTATGTGGATATAGCATTCCCTGATAAAATCAATGAGATTTTAGACCCCCAAATGCAAAATGAGGAGAATGAAGTTGTTTGTAATCTACGTATGCAAAACTATATCGTACCATTGGTCGAAATTGGCCTGATGTGTTCCATGGAATCACCAAAAGATAGACCAGGAATGCAAGATGTTTGTGCGAAAATTGTTGCCATCCTGGAGGCATTTATTCAAACCTTTTGATAAAGGCAAGGTGATAATAGAGATGCATGGAATTTTGGCCAGGGATGATGATTTGATTTAAGAAGACCAGTGCATTATTCAAACCAGCTGGAGAAACTCAGAAAAGTATCATGCAATTTAACAATAATGGGGCTCAACCTGCTATACACAACTGAGATGAAGTCTGGTGAAAGATTTAAGGTGGGCTCTAAATTTCTTATTCTCCAGCAAAAAGTCGAAAGACTGAGGCAAGGCGTGGTCAGTTAACTCATCAAACACTGTCGCAGAGATTGCGATGTAGCAGCATTTTATACTTAATTATTTTCTCATTCAGTTTTGGCTAGAGATGGCAACGGGTAAAATCTGCGCGTATACAAGGTCCAGGTATCCATACCCGCGAGCAAAAAACCAAGCCGGCGCCCGCGCCGGCGCCCGCTATCCTCCACGGGCAGAAAACCGTGCCCATGCCCGCTATCCGCGGATAGCGCATGCCCACGGGCATGCCCGTGTACCCGCATAGCATTTATACAACAGTAAGGCAAGAGACAAAAACCATCAGGCAACACATAAATACAACTCTCAATTCTAGTTTTTCACCATGTTAAACAACCATCAGGCAAGAGACAAAAACCATTAGATAAAGGTCTAACCAAGCAAATAAATAAGTCTTACACACATTAACAGTTTAACAGAAATAAAGGTCTAACCAAGCAAATAAATAAGTCTTACACACATTAAGCCGTACAAGTCATTATTCAACACCATTACATAAAAAGTTCAACCAAGCTTAGTCGGAATCATCAGCAGTGATGCAAGATTCTAAAATCATCTCTTCTTGAATGTCTTGAAGGCATGACCAGAAGCTATTCATCCTTCCATCAGCATCATCTACAGTAAAATTTCATATATTTTAGTAGCTGCAGCAAATAGTTCTTATATGCAAATGAACAATCTATTACAGTAGTAGTGTAGTACCTTTTAGAGTGTGACGAAGCCAACTTTGGCTACACATCAAAGCTTCCAACATTTTAGGAGTAAGACGGCTGCGATGCTCACTTGAAACCCTTCCACTAGTACTAAAAGCTGATTCAGAGGCTACGGTTGTGATTGGAATAGTCAAGATGTCACGAGAAATTTGCCTCAAAGTAGGATAATGAGTTCCCTCCAACTTCCACCAACCAAGGACATCAAAATAATCATTCTCATCATAAGGAAGGGTTTCTTCATCCAAATAACGATCTAGCTCATCCTTACTTCTAACAAAGCTAGTAGTCTTCTTATTTGCTGAAAGGGTTTTAAAAATAGACAACTTGTGGCTTCCAAGGCATGAAGAACTGTCTAActaatttgtatttttttttctgcAAATTGCTCTATATAGACAACTTGTGGCTTCCAAGGCATGAAGAACTGTCTAActaatttgtattttttttctgcAAATTGCTCTATATGACGTTCCTCTAGtggatttttcttttttctttttgaaagATCAACACGAGTGGATTGCAAGCTAGGCACTCTAAGTTGGGAAAGGTTATTCAAAAGATCAACCCATGTCCAACAAAATAGTAAGCCTCCACAGAGAGTAGAAAGTACTATGCAGTACCCCTCGTACTTTAGTCATCCAGAAATGAATCCTATAGGTAAACGGTTTATCTCTTTATTAGCCCAAACACCAACAAATAAAATAGCTAGATATTTCAAGGCAATGAAAAGAAATTAAGAAGCATTCTAGGCCAAGACAACTTAAATGTGAATGAAACACAAGCAATCTCAACAATAATCCAACAAGCAGTACAATCATCACTCACTTCTTGTTGCGCCGCTTGGTCTTGGGGGCGCCCCCATCCTTCGAGCTTGGCAACAGGGCAGCCACACCGGTTGCGGAAGAGCAGCACGGCTCGGCCGTTGGGCGGTGCCATCCAGCGGAGCTCGGCGCGAAGGCACTCGTAGTCTGTGTTGTTTTCTGCACTGGCCGCCCTTCCACGGCAGCGCCTCGATCTCGCGCCACATGGATGCGTCGGCGCCGGAGCCGGCGCGCACGGCCTCCTCGGTCTGCAGCTGGACGTCGAACTCCAGCGAGACGGAGATATTGTGACCGaggagcgggaggaggaggaggaggcggcgggtcGCATCGCCGCGGCGCCCGCGGCTGCTGCGGTGGAGGCGGCAGAACAGTGAGTGGAGAGGAATGGCCGGAGCATAATGCGGCAGGCGGCGGCGCGCGTCGGTCTCGCGCGCGCTGGCGGGGCCGGGAGCGGCGGCACACGGCAGTGGGGCTGGAAGCGCTCGGCGATCTGACGGCGAGCCTGTGCACGGCGGGGAAGAGGAACGAGAAAGAAAAGAAACGAACACTGTGTAATCTGTAATCACTGGTGTCTGCTTGTGgtggataattttttttttgtttattggaTTGCTGCCGTTACAATTTTGCAAGTTTAAAAAAATACTATTATTATTCACCTATTTGAAAGCATATCATTACAATTCTTCTTCACCTTGAATCATGCTATTTTCTACATATTCGACAGTGTCGGGCCCACGTGCAGGTGACTAAAGGTCTATGTATTCTCGTATGTCCCAAAATACCCTTGCTTCTTCTCTCTCCCACCactcactgacgtgtgggccccacatgtcagctccTCCTTCAACCTCCAACCAGCGCATGGTCTAAGTCCAACTCTGCTTCACGATCGAGCTCAACACGGGAGGCTGCCGGACGTCGGCGGCCGCTCCACCCCAAGCCCCCCTCCCCCGCTGCCTCCTGCTTGCCCAAGGTCGCGTCGCCCGCAGGCCAGGGCCTGCTGGTGGTAGATCTGGTCGTCAGCGCCATGGCGGACGGTGGTCCcatgcggccatggcggacggatGTCCCGCACGGGCGGTCGGGGCAGTCGTCGTGTCGGCGAGATGCCGTGCGGCGTGGCACGTGTTGCTgcccccgagcatgatgagcgcCATCATCACGAGCGCCATGGCGAAGAAGAGAGAAGGCAGCGGATCCGGAAGCCATGGCTACTAGCTAGCAGAAGTGCGTGCTCAGGAACCTAGCTAGCTAGAAACTGAAGGCGCTGTTGCGATGGAGATGCAAAGAcatggtgaaaggatcaagatgcccaagaggggggtgaattgggctaattctaaattttcttgcaataatcaaatcctacggatagcccaattaaccccttgtgcctagaaaagtgtttctaacaaatcaacgcacaaatgacttgcaccctatgttccaaacttactctagcatagcaattctatgaatgtaaaacaagtattgaattgctcaaagtaaatactcaaagtaagtgctcaaagtaaatagggagagaaagggaacgcggcgatgttttgccgaggtatcggagagtcgccactccccactagtcctcgttggagcacccgcgcaagggtgtagctcccccttgatccgcgcaaggatcaagtgctctctacgggttgattcttcgacactccgtcgcggcgaatcacccaaagctgctcacaacttgagttgggtcacccacaagctccgccgggtgaacaccaaactcccaatcaccacaaagccgtctaggtgatggcaatcaccaagagtaacaagcacgaactctcacttgaccacgcgaagcctaatgagaagatggatgcacacttgtctactcttgattcactaatgaggtttcactcttggattctcaaatcacaaacacctcacgaggaccttgctcttcttggcactcacaaacgtgtttctcagctgttggaatgagcaaaagtagctccactcacgagtggagcttctatttataaggcagcctgaaaaacgaaccgttatgagcttctgcggggtgaccggacgctccgatcgttttgaccgaacgctccggtcagttcaacccgtgaatagtttttaagtgatgaccggacgctgtcagggtctggtcagtaccgaccggacacgtccggtcgctcttagatgcttactgtaaacgaccggacgctggatactcagggtccggtcaccactgaccggacgtgtccggtcgcactttctcaagtctggacccttactggagtcgaccggacgctggccctcagcgtccagtcacacgaccttccagcgtccggtcacaccagacttgttcttcacagtcaaatcaactgaccagaccctgcggtcagcgtccggtcgcaccggagccaacgtccgatcagtatttgaccctccattcacttccaactttcgatcatatgtgaatgaagtttgctccaaaggattttaggcattcataggagctacctagagctagttttcacaagtgtgcaccacacctaactcactagactcaactaggtcaagctacccgttcataccccccttcatagtacggccaaaggaaaaaacaaagttctaaactactctaagtgtctctccaacttcaattgacacttaaaactagttatccttaaccttgtcgtccatcctttgaaaaccgaaataatttccatcgtaggggcatgacaacctcaattgcccaatcgatctccattaccatgacctaacttaattgcctctacaaaacacacgttagtcatagtaatcttgtattgacattaatcaccaaaatccacttaggggcctagatgctttcaatctctccctttttggtgattgatgacaataccacctcaagtatgttatggagtgaggtttttgaagggcttggttcatataagcttttgtcgataagagcaaaagagttaggcaagctgatatgacccaagccaacacaatgtactcaaagaatatgaattaagcatgagtacgagtaacaaagctcatttgctttgaagtataagcgcggaagcaaaaacgaatgagcatcacaagtgatatgacatatagataatgcaaggtagaaatcacacatgtcaactatcacaatcacgtagatagcactatcacatatatataatagtatgcatgaaagtaaacacacgaatgcataagtaatagtgtatcacacaaataaaactccaaatgtatataataaactaatactagataactagttccccctaaaactcgctccccctgagtctacatactcaagccctctccccctttggcgtcaaacaccaaaacctaagggtcggtcggcggggctgcagcggacgagtcgggccctgaagtacgtggagcaagatggaactgggcgccatcatcatctgaccctgagctctgaactgactgaccctctgaagcaggaagtgtcgctgaagcggtctgagtctgagctggggctggtgctgcctaggaagctgctagtatgtctgtcgtaggatctgacgaggcgacagacgaggggagcctctgagtagtcactgcaactggagctgctgtagacagaccagcggtatgcatatgaggcggagtaggcatgccggtcaactcgctgaaggatgctccaagactcctggagactgacatctcaggcacgaatagcgaggaagactgctctggtgtgaagcccgtctaaaatggagtgaactgcggggctaccacgggtgaggctaaccactgggacacctgtataggaggtgaagcaaactgaactggaggctatccctgactctggagcccactaggctgtactgctggagtcgtcgaagtggtaggaggctgtgcaagctggggcaaaggctgtggcagtgggatcccaatggctgtcactacatgctgcatgaatcccatgagctgctgctgcataagtaattgctagtgctgaaggagctgctgctgccgctggaacttaTCCTGACGagtctgaaactgtgcgaagttggcagctgtctcctgtgcctgtcgtgtctgatcctgctgcatccactcaagaatagcaatgagagcagggtctgtctgcggagcaggtgaagcagaactggagctaccggcctctgcatcgtgtctatgtggaggcatctgaggtataggctggtagtcgtcgtcagagctgtcactgtactcgctcacctcctgctgtgcctctagctcctcctcctcagtggcggcAATCCCTttgataatctcatcctgctgagctgtggactctggcatgtcgggacgatggctaggctgtctaggtgcctgaggagtggtgtgtctgatcctctgtgataggttgtaagctgggaactctgtggtggcacctgaatactcatccatcatgctagggggcttatcaagcactactctgtggatgaggaacgtgatccagtgagcatagggaagctgcctgcgac
The sequence above is drawn from the Miscanthus floridulus cultivar M001 chromosome 15, ASM1932011v1, whole genome shotgun sequence genome and encodes:
- the LOC136509199 gene encoding NDR1/HIN1-like protein 13; translation: MADRVHPMPSPSSSPLPPPPGRRRPDHHHHQQSDPAAAPATETTPLHPSFFHDRPLALSPPPGTYIIQVPKDQVLRSPPPDRARRYKKLSGRPARRRRLRRACCLACAALLAILLAAAAFVGAAFLVFRPRAPSFSVPSLAIRGLDASATSPASTSLSPALDAAVRADNGRNGKVGVEYRAGGDVAVSYAGQRLAAGTWPAFRQAPRNVTVVAAAMRGQGVRFTEAQRTQLAAERDAGAVPLTVEARVPVRLRLGKVLRTWTVDVKARCEVVVDRLDGDAAVVNRGCRVKVKPLWWWW